The proteins below are encoded in one region of Myxococcales bacterium:
- a CDS encoding inorganic phosphate transporter produces MDMVSVLTTTAAVIGLYMAWNIGANDVANAMGTSVGSGALTLRRAIVVAAVFEFCGALLVGGSVTETISKGIVDASSLGGDNLSFALGMTCSLLAAAIWLNIATFLGWPVSTTHSIVGAVIGFGIVAGGFSSVDWSKVSLIVASWIISPICGGFVGYFFFIHIRKRILAERNPLQAMQRYGPLMLFPIGTMLTLSLIYKGLKPLKLDLPLSSAGLISVGVGIALVLIATPILRKVASESHGIRYSENLKRTERVFLYLQVATASFVAFAHGSNDVANAVGPLAAVFGALQNGFTEEVQVPMKVLLLGACGIVIGLATYGYKVIATVGEKITELTPSRGFTAEFAAATTILVCSKLGLPVSTTHTLIGSVIGVGFARSVGAINTQVLRGIIASWFITVPFTAILAAALFALSSLLF; encoded by the coding sequence ATGGACATGGTTAGCGTCCTTACAACGACAGCCGCCGTTATTGGCCTTTACATGGCATGGAACATTGGCGCAAACGATGTGGCCAACGCCATGGGTACTTCCGTGGGTTCCGGAGCACTTACCCTGCGCCGCGCCATTGTCGTGGCTGCAGTATTCGAGTTTTGTGGAGCCCTGCTCGTCGGTGGCAGTGTGACCGAAACCATCAGCAAAGGCATCGTGGATGCCTCAAGCCTCGGTGGCGACAACCTCAGTTTTGCCCTTGGCATGACCTGCAGTCTGCTTGCTGCAGCCATTTGGCTAAACATTGCGACTTTTCTCGGCTGGCCCGTCTCAACAACCCATAGCATTGTCGGTGCCGTTATCGGTTTTGGCATTGTTGCTGGGGGCTTCTCCAGCGTGGACTGGTCTAAAGTATCCTTGATTGTCGCTTCGTGGATTATCTCGCCAATCTGCGGTGGCTTTGTGGGCTATTTCTTCTTCATTCACATCCGCAAACGAATTTTGGCGGAGCGCAATCCTTTGCAAGCCATGCAAAGGTATGGACCGCTGATGCTCTTTCCTATCGGCACCATGCTTACCCTAAGTCTGATTTACAAAGGGCTAAAACCGCTAAAACTCGACTTACCTCTTTCTTCGGCCGGACTCATTTCCGTTGGAGTGGGTATTGCCCTTGTGCTTATCGCTACGCCTATACTTCGCAAAGTCGCAAGCGAGAGCCACGGCATTCGATATTCTGAAAACCTGAAACGCACCGAACGCGTTTTTCTTTACTTGCAAGTAGCCACCGCTTCGTTTGTTGCCTTTGCTCATGGAAGCAATGACGTCGCCAACGCCGTGGGACCTTTGGCAGCAGTGTTTGGAGCACTGCAAAATGGTTTCACCGAAGAAGTTCAGGTTCCAATGAAAGTACTTCTCCTGGGCGCCTGCGGCATCGTGATTGGCCTGGCAACGTACGGCTACAAAGTGATTGCTACTGTGGGCGAGAAAATCACAGAACTCACACCGTCCCGTGGATTTACAGCCGAATTTGCCGCAGCCACAACCATTTTGGTCTGTAGCAAACTGGGCCTTCCCGTCAGCACCACACATACCTTGATTGGATCCGTCATTGGAGTAGGCTTTGCTCGTAGTGTCGGAGCGATCAATACACAAGTACTGCGAGGCATCATTGCAAGTTGGTTTATCACAGTGCCCTTTACTGCCATTCTCGCAGCCGCGCTATTTGCCCTCAGCTCATTACTTTTTTAG
- a CDS encoding aldehyde dehydrogenase family protein — protein sequence MPSLVADHCVGDFIAGKFVKTSKANSRITNQSPADLSDELGIFPISLSHVDTAVQAARDAFPQWRKLEQSKRDALLRNYQQQLQTHKDAIALCICREVGKPLWEAHGEVGAMIAKVDLCLGEARKYSPNLDIDDLPGQIRNRPLGVLAVIGPYNFPGHLPNGQIVPALATGNTVIFKPSEKAPATAAWMALCLSEAGLPDGVFNVVQGEAQSAKVLVAHDGIDGILFTGSAAVGRDILTANAAHLGKLVALELGGKNASIVLEDADIDLAVRQVAFAAFATSGQRCTSTSRLIIHRSIAPAFLNKLKATISNIHVGYPQEPNVFMGPVISENSQNKILAAQTTAVAEGFEPFVPGGALALSDKRGWYLKPAVHIAPNATAAVKGYTDSELFGPDLCVFVTDTVDEAIALANATNYGLVAAVFTKNAQTFDHCAENLRMGAVHWNRSTAGASGRLPFGGIKDSGNYRPAGILVNQLCTFPQAILLNPKASSPVQWPGFPE from the coding sequence ATGCCCTCCTTGGTAGCAGACCATTGTGTTGGTGACTTTATTGCCGGAAAATTCGTGAAAACCAGCAAAGCCAACAGCAGAATCACGAACCAGAGCCCCGCTGATCTTAGCGACGAGCTGGGCATTTTTCCGATTTCACTTTCCCATGTGGACACCGCCGTTCAAGCAGCGCGGGATGCTTTTCCGCAGTGGCGCAAACTCGAGCAAAGCAAACGTGACGCTCTTCTGCGAAACTATCAGCAGCAACTCCAGACCCACAAGGACGCCATCGCTTTATGCATCTGTCGGGAAGTAGGCAAGCCTCTTTGGGAAGCGCATGGCGAAGTTGGCGCTATGATTGCAAAAGTAGACTTGTGCTTAGGCGAAGCACGCAAGTATTCGCCAAATCTCGATATTGACGACTTACCTGGGCAGATCAGAAATCGCCCACTTGGAGTGCTCGCTGTCATCGGGCCCTACAACTTCCCGGGGCATCTACCGAACGGGCAAATAGTGCCTGCCTTGGCAACCGGCAATACCGTTATCTTTAAGCCGAGCGAAAAAGCACCAGCGACAGCGGCATGGATGGCCCTATGTTTATCTGAAGCCGGGTTGCCAGACGGCGTATTTAACGTTGTCCAAGGCGAAGCACAAAGCGCCAAAGTACTTGTTGCACACGACGGCATCGACGGTATTCTCTTCACCGGATCCGCTGCGGTAGGCCGCGATATTTTAACCGCCAACGCTGCCCACCTTGGAAAGCTCGTTGCGCTTGAGCTCGGCGGAAAGAACGCTTCTATCGTTCTCGAGGACGCCGACATCGACCTTGCTGTACGCCAAGTCGCCTTTGCTGCCTTTGCCACCTCGGGACAACGTTGCACTTCAACATCCAGGCTCATCATCCACCGCAGCATTGCTCCTGCTTTTTTAAACAAACTCAAAGCAACCATTTCAAACATTCACGTTGGCTATCCACAAGAGCCGAATGTTTTTATGGGACCAGTTATTTCCGAAAACAGCCAAAATAAAATACTGGCTGCTCAAACAACCGCTGTGGCGGAAGGTTTCGAGCCATTCGTTCCAGGAGGAGCATTAGCTCTTTCCGATAAACGCGGTTGGTACCTGAAGCCTGCCGTGCATATTGCACCGAATGCAACAGCTGCCGTTAAAGGATACACGGATAGCGAACTGTTTGGTCCCGATCTCTGCGTTTTTGTAACAGATACCGTTGATGAAGCGATTGCCCTTGCCAACGCCACAAACTACGGATTGGTAGCCGCAGTGTTTACAAAAAACGCACAAACATTCGACCATTGTGCCGAGAACTTGCGGATGGGCGCCGTACACTGGAACCGCTCTACTGCGGGAGCCAGCGGTCGCTTACCTTTCGGCGGCATCAAAGACAGCGGAAACTATCGACCTGCAGGAATTTTAGTCAATCAGCTATGTACTTTTCCCCAGGCTATCCTGCTCAATCCAAAGGCGAGCAGCCCAGTACAGTGGCCTGGCTTTCCAGAGTAA